In a genomic window of Magnolia sinica isolate HGM2019 chromosome 16, MsV1, whole genome shotgun sequence:
- the LOC131229653 gene encoding protein NAR1 isoform X2: protein MSEKFSPTLRLSDLNDFIAPSQACIVSLKAAASRPERSESLEKVAPLAKPSNAKPVKISLKDCLACSGCITSAETVMLEKQSLDEFLSHLESDNAVIVSLSPQSRASLAAFFDLSPPQVFRKLTTFFKSLGVKAVFDTSSSRDLSLVETCNEFIMRYNQHHSTGGKGFESALPMLSSACPGWICYAEKTLGSYILPYISSVKSPQQAIGATIKHHICQKMGLMPEKIYHVTVMPCYDKKLEAARDDFVFSVEHQGETGYDDAGPRIPEVDSVLTSGEVLELIQLKSVNLKALEESPLDRLLTNVDEEGRLFGVPGGSGGYADTVFRHAATTLFGREIKGPLDFKILRNSDFREVNLEVEGKTVLRFALCYGFRNLQNIVRKIKIKKCEYDFVEVMACPSGCLNGGGQIKPKTGQSAKDVIQTLEDVYMENVLVADPYENPLVKNLYAEWLGNPGSEKAKRHIHTEYHPILKSITSQLHNW from the exons AGCCTAGAGAAGGTTGCGCCTCTTGCCAAACCATCAAATGCAAAACCGGTTAAAATTTCACTGAAGGACTGCTTGGCATGCAG TGGTTGCATAACATCCGCAGAGACAGTTATGCTTGAGAAGCAGAGCTTGGATGAGTTTCTTTCTCATCTAGAATCAGATAATGCTGTTAttgtctctctctcccctcagTCAAGGGCTTCATTAGCTGCTTTCTTTGACCTTTCACCACCTCAG GTTTTTAGGAAACTCACGACATTTTTTAAGTCTCTGGGAGTAAAGGCTGTATTTGATACAAGCAGCAGTAGAGATTTATCCCTAGTAGAAACTTGTAATGAGTTTATTATGCGATACAACCAACACCATTCAACTGGTGGCAAGGGATTTGAATCAGCCCTTCCCATGCTTTCCTCAGCATGTCCAG GTTGGATATGCTATGCTGAAAAAACACTTGGCTCATATATACTGCCTTATATTTCTTCTGTGAAGAGTCCACAACAAGCAATCGGGGCAACCATCAAGCATCACATTTGCCAAAAAATGGGTCTAAT GCCGGAGAAAATCTACCATGTAACAGTGATGCCCTGTTATGATAAGAAGCTTGAAGCTGCTAGAGATGATTTTGTATTTTCAGTGGAACATCAAGGAGAAACTGGTTATGATGATGCAGGCCCAAGGATTCCAGAGGTAGACTCAGTTTTGACATCAGGAGAAGTATTGGAATTGATACAG CTGAAATCCGTCAATTTGAAGGCATTGGAAGAATCGCCTCTCGATAGACT ACTAACAAACGTGGATGAAGAAGGGCGACTTTTTGGTGTTCCTGGAGGCTCTGGAGGTTATGCAGATACGGTTTTTCGCCATGCTGCTACAACGCTTTTTGGGAGGGAAATTAAAGGGCCTCTTGACTTCAAGATATTGCGGAATTCAGATTTTCGGGAAGTAAATCTAGAA GTTGAAGGTAAAACAGTTTTAAGATTCGCACTTTGTTATGGCTTCCGGAACCTGCAGAATATTGTAAGGAAGATTAAAATTAAGAAATGCGAGTATGATTTTGTGGAGGTTATGGCATGCCCTTCAG GCTGTCTCAACGGTGGAGGTCAAATCAAACCAAAGACAGGACAATCTGCCAAAGATGTTATTCAAACATTAGAAGATGTATATATGGAAAAT GTTTTGGTAGCGGACCCTTATGAGAATCCGCTGGTGAAGAACTTATACGCCGAATGGTTGGGCAATCCTGGTTCGGAGAAGGCTAAAAGGCACATACACACTGAATATCACCCCATTTTAAAAAGCATCACTTCACAGCTGCACAACTGGTGA
- the LOC131229653 gene encoding protein NAR1 isoform X3, producing the protein MLEKQSLDEFLSHLESDNAVIVSLSPQSRASLAAFFDLSPPQVFRKLTTFFKSLGVKAVFDTSSSRDLSLVETCNEFIMRYNQHHSTGGKGFESALPMLSSACPGWICYAEKTLGSYILPYISSVKSPQQAIGATIKHHICQKMGLMPEKIYHVTVMPCYDKKLEAARDDFVFSVEHQGETGYDDAGPRIPEVDSVLTSGEVLELIQLKSVNLKALEESPLDRLLTNVDEEGRLFGVPGGSGGYADTVFRHAATTLFGREIKGPLDFKILRNSDFREVNLEVEGKTVLRFALCYGFRNLQNIVRKIKIKKCEYDFVEVMACPSGCLNGGGQIKPKTGQSAKDVIQTLEDVYMENVLVADPYENPLVKNLYAEWLGNPGSEKAKRHIHTEYHPILKSITSQLHNW; encoded by the exons ATGCTTGAGAAGCAGAGCTTGGATGAGTTTCTTTCTCATCTAGAATCAGATAATGCTGTTAttgtctctctctcccctcagTCAAGGGCTTCATTAGCTGCTTTCTTTGACCTTTCACCACCTCAG GTTTTTAGGAAACTCACGACATTTTTTAAGTCTCTGGGAGTAAAGGCTGTATTTGATACAAGCAGCAGTAGAGATTTATCCCTAGTAGAAACTTGTAATGAGTTTATTATGCGATACAACCAACACCATTCAACTGGTGGCAAGGGATTTGAATCAGCCCTTCCCATGCTTTCCTCAGCATGTCCAG GTTGGATATGCTATGCTGAAAAAACACTTGGCTCATATATACTGCCTTATATTTCTTCTGTGAAGAGTCCACAACAAGCAATCGGGGCAACCATCAAGCATCACATTTGCCAAAAAATGGGTCTAAT GCCGGAGAAAATCTACCATGTAACAGTGATGCCCTGTTATGATAAGAAGCTTGAAGCTGCTAGAGATGATTTTGTATTTTCAGTGGAACATCAAGGAGAAACTGGTTATGATGATGCAGGCCCAAGGATTCCAGAGGTAGACTCAGTTTTGACATCAGGAGAAGTATTGGAATTGATACAG CTGAAATCCGTCAATTTGAAGGCATTGGAAGAATCGCCTCTCGATAGACT ACTAACAAACGTGGATGAAGAAGGGCGACTTTTTGGTGTTCCTGGAGGCTCTGGAGGTTATGCAGATACGGTTTTTCGCCATGCTGCTACAACGCTTTTTGGGAGGGAAATTAAAGGGCCTCTTGACTTCAAGATATTGCGGAATTCAGATTTTCGGGAAGTAAATCTAGAA GTTGAAGGTAAAACAGTTTTAAGATTCGCACTTTGTTATGGCTTCCGGAACCTGCAGAATATTGTAAGGAAGATTAAAATTAAGAAATGCGAGTATGATTTTGTGGAGGTTATGGCATGCCCTTCAG GCTGTCTCAACGGTGGAGGTCAAATCAAACCAAAGACAGGACAATCTGCCAAAGATGTTATTCAAACATTAGAAGATGTATATATGGAAAAT GTTTTGGTAGCGGACCCTTATGAGAATCCGCTGGTGAAGAACTTATACGCCGAATGGTTGGGCAATCCTGGTTCGGAGAAGGCTAAAAGGCACATACACACTGAATATCACCCCATTTTAAAAAGCATCACTTCACAGCTGCACAACTGGTGA